The proteins below are encoded in one region of Salvelinus fontinalis isolate EN_2023a chromosome 10, ASM2944872v1, whole genome shotgun sequence:
- the b9d2 gene encoding B9 domain-containing protein 2, with product MAELHIIGQIVGASGFPQSSLFCKWGIHTGGAWRLLSGLKEGQTQVDLPQTGDMAYWSHPIDLHYTTKGLQGWPKLHLQVWHQDSFGRCQLYGYGYCHVPSSPGHHHVRCVTWRPLGSWQEQIAQTFVGGGPQLRSPDLVYSGADRYRLHTVAMGTVELELGIIMRHFDRYGVES from the exons ATGGCAGAGTTGCACATTATCGGTCAGATCGTTGGGGCTAGCGGCTTCCCTCAGAGCAGTCTCTTCTGTAAATGGGGAATTCATACAG GAGGTGCATGGAGACTTCTCTCTGGCCTGAAGGAGGGGCAGACCCAGGTGGATTTGCCTCAGACGGGGGATATGGCATACTGGAGTCATCCCATTGATCTGCACTACACCACTAAAGGACTGCAAG GTTGGCCCAAGCTTCACCTGCAGGTTTGGCACCAGGATTCATTTGGGCGCTGTCAGCTGTATGGTTATGGATATTGCCATGTGCCCTCCAGCCCAGGGCACCACCATGTACGCTGTGTGACCTGGAGACCACTGGGATCCTGGCAAGAGCAGATAGCTCAAACCTTTGTGGGTGGAGGTCCCCAGCTGCGCTCCCCAGACCTTGTATACAGTGGGGCGGACAGATATAGGCTGCACACAGTTGCTATGGGCACTGTGGAGCTGGAGCTAGGCATCATCATGCGACACTTTGACAGATATGGTGTAGAGAGCTGA
- the LOC129863201 gene encoding uncharacterized protein LOC129863201, whose product MSVAGIHRGFLRKYGGFMFKQWKERYLILTADGCVLVSRDAVSPPDQMVALQGGCEAIVEGREILDLPKLPSGGRRDCCFALILPQEKFLLLLADNAEDCSQWVNMLRKVRESVSSPMSSCRRHNASTRCITDRDPLPDPISDKDSPTPPLSDMEILSPGPRYPGPRSPGPRSPGPTSPGLISAGPNSPGPTTGNIQQKENGQKSPHMKRDKGTSRSVGCLRHGTSHDAQAVRAVYLLMGGAAASSAMGYLGACSPANLDVRPPDLPPTTDFSNLGSAGTYHSCNQTVVDSPHFHSFDFEGADSDFDAFDCGGFSF is encoded by the exons ATGAGTGTTGCAGGGATTCACCGTGGATTTCTCAGGAAGTATG GTGGCTTTATGTTCAAACAATGGAAGGAGAGGTACCTCATATTGACAGCTGACGGCTGTGTGTTGGTGAGTCGCGATGCAGTGTCCCCTCCTGACCAGATGGTGGCATTGCAGGGGGGCTGTGAGGCCATCGTGGAGGGCAGGGAGATCCTGGACCTGCCCAAGCTGCCCTCTGGAGGACGCAGGGACTGCTGCTTTGCTCTGATCCTGCCTCAGGAGAAGTTCCTGCTGCTACTGGCTGACAACGCAGAAGACTGCAG TCAATGGGTCAACATGCTGAGGAAAGTGCGAGAG AGTGTATCGTCACCAATGTCCTCCTGTAGACGCCATAATGCTTCGACACGATGCATCACTGACAGAGACCCGCTTCCAGACCCCATTTCTGACAAAGATTCCCCAACTCCACCGCTCAGTGATATGGAGATCTTATCTCCTGGGCCAAGATACCCTGGGCCAAGATCTCCTGGGCCGAGATCTCCTGGGCCAACCTCTCCTGGCTTAATCTCTGCTGGGCCAAATTCTCCTGGGCCAACCACAGGCAACATTCAACAAAAGGAAAATG GCCAGAAATCTCCCCACATGAAGAGGGACAAAGGGACTAGTCGTTCAGTGGGCTGTCTGCGCCATGGCACCAGCCATGATGCCCAGGCAGTGAGGGCTGTGTATCTGCTGATGGGAGGGGCCGCTGCTTCCTCTGCCATGGGTTACCTGGGTGCATGTTCTCCTGCTAATCTTGATGTAAGGCCTCCTGACCTGCCGCCCACCACAGACTTCTCTAACCTGGGCTCAGCAGGGACATACCACTCCTGCAACCAGACTGTTGTTGACTCTCCTCACTTCCACAGCTTTGACTTTGAGGGGGCAGACTCAGACTTTGATGCCTTTGACTGTGGGGGATTTTCATTCTAG
- the LOC129863416 gene encoding transforming growth factor beta-1 proprotein, whose translation MRAVCLMLTALLMLEYVCRSDTMSTCKSLDLELVKRKRIEAIRGQILSKLRLPKEPEIDQEGDTEEVPASLMSIYNSTVELSEEQVHTYIPPNPDAEEEAYFAKEVHKFNMKQSENTSKHQMLFNMSEMRSVLGTDRLLSQAELRLLIKNRGMNDGIEQRLELYRGVGDKARYLKSHFVSKEWANRWVSFDVTQTLNEWLQGAGEEQGFQLKLPCDCGKTMEEFLFEISGMNKLRGDTETLAMKMPSKPHILLMSLPVERHSQLSSRKKRQTTTEEICSDKSESCCVRRLYIDFRKDLGWKWIHEPTGYFANYCIGPCTYIWNTENKYSQVLALYKHHNPGASAQPCCVPQVLEPLPIIYYVGRQHKVEQLSNMIVKSCKCS comes from the exons ATGAGGGCAGTGTGTTTGATGCTGACTGCCTTATTGATGTTGGAATATGTGTGCCGGAGTGACACCATGTCCACCTGTAAGTCTCTGGACTTGGAGCTGGTGAAGAGGAAACGTATTGAGGCCATCCGTGGACAGATACTGAGCAAGCTGCGGCTGCCCAAGGAGCCAGAGATTGACCAGGAGGGAGACACTGAGGAGGTCCCAGCTTCCCTGATGTCCATCTACAACAGCACAGTGGAGCTGAGTGAGGAGCAGGTGCACACGTACATACCGCCTAATCCGGATGCAGAGGAGGAGGCATACTTTGCAAAGGAGGTCCACAAGTTCAACATGAAACAAA GTGAGAACACCAGTAAGCACCAGATGCTCTTCAACATGTCTGAGATGCGGTCAGTACTGGGGACTGATCGACTGCTCTCTCAAGCTGAGCTCCGTCTCCTCATCAAGAACCGTGGCATGAACGATGGCATTGAGCAGAGACTGGAACTCTACAGAGGAGTTGGAGATAAGGCACGTTACCTGAAGTCCCATTTTGTCTCCAAGGAATGGGCCAATCGCTGGGTGTCCTTTGATGTTACACAGACTCTGAATGAGTGGCTGCAAGGGGCTG gagaggagcagggattccAATTGAAGTTGCCTTGTGATTGTGGGAAAACAATGGAGGAATTCCTCTTCGAAATATCAG GGATGAACAAGCTGAGGGGAGATACAGAAACACTAGCCATGAAAATGCCATCAAAGCCTCACATTTTACTGATGTCACTTCCTGTGGAACGCCACAGCCAGCTTAGCTCTCGGAAGAAACGACAAACCACTACTGAAGAGATCTGCTCAGA TAAATCGGAGAGTTGCTGTGTGCGAAGACTTTACATTGACTTCCGTAAGGACCTGGGCTGGAAGTGGATCCATGAACCCACGGGCTACTTTGCTAACTACTGCATCGGCCCCTGCACCTATATATGGAACACAGAAAACAAGTATTCCCAG GTACTGGCTCTGTATAAGCACCACAACCCCGGAGCCTCTGCCCAACCCTGCTGTGTTCCACAGGTCTTGGAGCCCCTACCCATTATCTATTATGTGGGGAGACAACACAAG